In Arthrobacter sp. CDRTa11, one DNA window encodes the following:
- the rplK gene encoding 50S ribosomal protein L11, which yields MAPKKKVTGLIKLQIQAGAANPAPPIGPALGQHGVNIMEFCKAYNAATEAQRGNVIPVEITVYEDRSFTFITKTPPAAELIKKAAGVAKGSPTPHTVKVAKLTQAQVNEIATTKMEDLNATSLEGAAKIIAGTARSMGITVE from the coding sequence TTGGCTCCCAAGAAGAAGGTCACCGGCCTCATCAAGCTGCAGATCCAGGCAGGTGCCGCTAACCCGGCTCCGCCGATTGGTCCTGCGCTTGGCCAGCACGGTGTCAACATCATGGAATTCTGCAAGGCGTACAACGCTGCCACAGAAGCCCAGCGCGGAAACGTCATCCCCGTGGAGATCACGGTTTACGAAGACCGTTCATTCACGTTCATTACCAAGACCCCGCCGGCTGCAGAGCTCATCAAAAAGGCTGCAGGCGTCGCCAAGGGTTCACCCACGCCGCACACCGTCAAGGTTGCCAAGCTGACCCAGGCCCAGGTTAACGAGATCGCCACCACCAAGATGGAAGACCTCAACGCCACCAGCCTCGAAGGCGCAGCGAAGATCATCGCCGGCACCGCCCGCTCCATGGGCATCACCGTCGAATAG
- the nusG gene encoding transcription termination/antitermination protein NusG, which translates to MSEQELEVTETELEESTDVTAEAGEESEVESAASESDFADSDDADDSDDDSDASETDVEGEDSDDESDEADALAAAAAKAEVDPAEEFKAKLRRQEGDWYVIHSYAGYENRVKANLETRIQTLDMEDYIFEIQVPMEEVVEIKNAQRKVINRVRIPGYVLVRMDLTDASWGAVRHTPGVTGFVGNAHNPVPLRLDEVFSMLAPVFEEEQAEKGKPVKHAAAPVDVDFEVGESVIVKEGPFETLPATISEIKVESQTLVVLVSIFERETPVTLAFNQVTKI; encoded by the coding sequence GTGTCTGAGCAGGAGCTCGAGGTAACCGAGACTGAGCTGGAAGAGTCCACGGACGTCACGGCAGAAGCCGGTGAAGAGTCTGAGGTTGAGTCCGCTGCGTCCGAATCCGACTTCGCCGATTCTGACGACGCTGACGATTCCGACGACGACTCTGACGCTTCAGAGACAGACGTAGAAGGCGAAGACTCCGACGACGAGTCTGACGAGGCAGATGCCCTCGCCGCCGCGGCCGCGAAGGCAGAGGTGGACCCCGCCGAGGAATTCAAGGCCAAGCTGCGCCGCCAGGAGGGTGACTGGTACGTCATCCACTCCTACGCCGGTTACGAGAACCGCGTGAAGGCGAACCTTGAGACCCGCATCCAGACCCTGGACATGGAAGATTACATCTTCGAAATCCAGGTGCCCATGGAAGAAGTCGTTGAGATCAAGAACGCCCAGCGCAAGGTCATCAACCGCGTCCGCATCCCCGGCTACGTCCTGGTCCGGATGGACCTGACGGATGCCTCCTGGGGCGCCGTCCGCCACACGCCCGGCGTCACCGGCTTCGTGGGCAACGCCCACAACCCGGTACCACTGCGCCTGGACGAGGTCTTCTCCATGCTCGCCCCGGTCTTCGAAGAAGAGCAGGCCGAGAAGGGCAAGCCCGTCAAGCACGCTGCAGCGCCTGTTGACGTTGACTTCGAAGTTGGCGAGTCCGTCATCGTCAAGGAAGGTCCGTTCGAGACCCTCCCGGCCACGATCTCCGAAATCAAGGTGGAATCCCAGACCCTCGTGGTGCTGGTCTCCATCTTTGAGCGCGAAACGCCGGTCACGCTGGCGTTCAACCAGGTCACCAAGATCTAG
- the secE gene encoding preprotein translocase subunit SecE, producing MTETAASSSKGRPAKKAAKVNFFARIALFVRQVIGELKKVVAPTRKELINYTAVVLVFVAIMMVIVSLLDLGFGSAVGWVFGGIAPWDR from the coding sequence GTGACCGAAACAGCTGCCAGCAGCTCCAAAGGCCGCCCGGCTAAGAAGGCCGCCAAGGTGAACTTCTTCGCTCGCATTGCACTCTTTGTCCGCCAGGTCATCGGCGAACTGAAGAAAGTTGTTGCACCCACCCGCAAGGAACTGATCAACTACACGGCCGTTGTGCTGGTGTTCGTGGCCATCATGATGGTCATCGTCAGCCTGCTGGATCTCGGTTTTGGATCGGCGGTCGGCTGGGTCTTTGGCGGGATCGCTCCCTGGGACCGCTAA
- a CDS encoding pyridoxal phosphate-dependent aminotransferase: MSAARVSQRISAIAESATLAVDAKAKALKAAGRPVIGFGAGEPDFPTPDYIVQAAIDAAGQPKYHRYSPAAGLPELKKAIAEKTLRDSGYAVDASQVLVTNGGKQAVYNTFATLVDPGDEVIVPTPFWTTYPEAIRLAGGVPVEVFAGPDQDYLVTVEQLEAAFTDKTKILLFVSPSNPTGSVYSPEQVAEIGKWAAAKGLWVVTDEIYEHLTYDGVPFTSIATAAPELGDKVVILNGVAKTYAMTGWRVGWMIGPADVIKAATNLQSHATSNVSNIMQIAALAAVSGPLTAVDEMKVSFDRRRKAIVAGLNAIEGVECPTPKGAFYVYADVRALLGKEFPTSTGTATPSTSAELAALILDEVEVAVVPGEAFGPSGYLRLSYALGDDDLATGVARLQDFLGKAQ, encoded by the coding sequence ATGTCTGCCGCCCGCGTTTCCCAGCGCATTTCCGCTATTGCCGAATCCGCAACCCTGGCCGTTGATGCCAAGGCCAAGGCGCTTAAGGCAGCAGGCCGGCCGGTCATTGGTTTCGGTGCCGGCGAACCGGACTTCCCCACGCCGGACTACATTGTCCAGGCTGCCATCGACGCCGCCGGCCAGCCCAAGTACCACCGCTACTCCCCTGCTGCCGGCCTTCCCGAGCTGAAGAAAGCCATCGCGGAGAAGACCCTGCGCGATTCCGGCTATGCCGTGGACGCATCCCAGGTCCTGGTGACCAATGGCGGCAAGCAGGCGGTCTACAACACGTTCGCCACGCTGGTGGACCCGGGTGACGAAGTGATTGTCCCCACCCCGTTCTGGACTACGTACCCCGAAGCAATCCGGCTCGCCGGCGGCGTCCCGGTAGAAGTTTTCGCTGGGCCGGACCAGGACTACCTGGTGACGGTCGAGCAGCTTGAAGCAGCCTTCACCGACAAGACCAAAATCCTGCTGTTTGTCTCGCCGTCCAATCCCACAGGTTCCGTGTACTCTCCGGAACAGGTGGCGGAGATCGGCAAGTGGGCCGCGGCCAAAGGCCTCTGGGTGGTCACTGACGAAATCTACGAGCACCTGACCTACGACGGCGTGCCTTTCACCTCGATCGCCACCGCTGCCCCTGAACTGGGCGACAAAGTGGTCATCCTTAACGGCGTGGCCAAGACCTACGCGATGACCGGCTGGCGCGTGGGCTGGATGATCGGCCCGGCCGACGTCATCAAGGCCGCCACCAACCTGCAGTCCCACGCCACCTCCAACGTCTCCAACATCATGCAGATCGCTGCCCTCGCGGCCGTCTCCGGCCCGCTGACCGCCGTCGATGAGATGAAAGTCAGCTTTGACCGCCGCCGGAAGGCGATCGTTGCGGGCCTGAACGCCATCGAGGGAGTGGAATGCCCGACGCCGAAGGGCGCCTTCTACGTGTACGCGGATGTCCGCGCCCTGCTGGGTAAGGAGTTCCCGACGTCGACCGGCACCGCCACGCCGTCGACTTCCGCCGAACTGGCCGCGCTGATCCTGGACGAGGTTGAAGTGGCAGTGGTCCCCGGTGAGGCTTTTGGCCCGTCCGGCTACCTGCGGCTCTCCTACGCCCTGGGCGACGACGACCTCGCCACCGGCGTTGCCCGGCTCCAGGATTTCCTGGGCAAAGCGCAGTAA
- a CDS encoding helix-turn-helix domain-containing protein has translation MSRPAKSYSFEFKLALVQRFLAGESGPDLAVEAGLASRELLQKWVRAYRLDGEDGLRPKPKGRPRKPDSPPPAGLPELERLRRENERLRAEVAYLGKLRALREQGRR, from the coding sequence GTGAGCAGGCCGGCGAAGTCATACTCTTTCGAGTTCAAGCTGGCCTTGGTGCAGCGGTTCCTTGCGGGCGAGTCCGGGCCGGATCTGGCAGTGGAGGCCGGTTTGGCCTCCCGTGAGCTGCTGCAAAAGTGGGTCCGGGCGTATCGTCTGGACGGTGAGGACGGGTTGCGGCCAAAGCCCAAAGGCAGACCGCGGAAACCCGATTCCCCGCCGCCTGCGGGGCTGCCCGAGCTTGAACGGTTGCGGCGGGAGAACGAGCGGCTGCGCGCGGAGGTGGCGTACCTGGGAAAACTGCGGGCCTTGAGGGAACAAGGACGACGCTAA
- a CDS encoding IS3 family transposase has protein sequence MLDVAGLARSTFFYHQLRLQAPDPKEKLKAAVTEIFTTNHGRYGHRRIHTELSKQGWVTAKKTVLKLMRALGLACKVRRKKRYNSHQGEQGRIAPNLLNRQFEADAPNRKWVTDVTEFSVGDRKLYLSPIMDLFDRQIISHSISTSPNLALTNSSLQQALACLQPGQHPLVHSDQGFQYQHVTWRTLLEGAGAVQSMSRKGNCYDNAVMENFFGHLKEELFHRVRFISTDALAAQLNDYIHWYNTNRISTKLKGLSPVQYRAQALAA, from the coding sequence CTGTTGGACGTTGCCGGCCTGGCCAGGTCCACGTTCTTCTATCATCAGCTCCGGCTCCAGGCCCCGGACCCGAAAGAGAAGCTCAAAGCCGCGGTCACGGAGATATTCACAACGAATCACGGCCGATACGGGCACCGGCGCATCCATACGGAATTATCCAAACAAGGCTGGGTGACCGCCAAGAAGACCGTCCTGAAACTGATGCGTGCGCTCGGGCTGGCGTGCAAAGTCCGGAGGAAGAAGCGCTACAACTCCCACCAGGGCGAACAGGGCAGGATCGCCCCGAACCTATTGAACCGACAGTTCGAGGCCGATGCTCCGAACCGGAAGTGGGTCACCGACGTGACCGAATTCAGCGTCGGCGACCGGAAGCTCTACCTCTCACCGATCATGGACCTTTTTGACCGGCAGATCATTTCCCATTCGATCAGCACGTCCCCGAACCTGGCTCTCACCAACAGTTCACTGCAGCAGGCTCTCGCCTGCCTCCAGCCCGGCCAGCATCCGCTTGTACATTCAGACCAGGGCTTCCAGTATCAGCACGTAACCTGGCGGACTCTCCTCGAAGGCGCCGGCGCAGTCCAGTCAATGTCACGCAAGGGCAACTGCTACGACAATGCCGTGATGGAGAACTTTTTCGGGCACCTCAAGGAAGAACTCTTCCACCGTGTCCGGTTCATCAGTACCGATGCCCTGGCTGCCCAACTAAATGACTACATCCACTGGTACAACACCAACCGAATCTCAACAAAGCTAAAGGGCCTGAGCCCGGTGCAATACCGTGCCCAGGCCCTTGCGGCCTAG